A stretch of DNA from Anopheles nili chromosome 2, idAnoNiliSN_F5_01, whole genome shotgun sequence:
GAATGAAGATTGATATGCATCCGTTGGAATCAGCATGTTCTCTAACAATTTACTAAGTAATTTTGTAtccaatttatttttgattattctatagaaaatttaaaaacagcTTTTGATAAACCACTGCATATTTATTATAACACATTtcagaagtaaaacaaattttcatcaaattatACCATCAAAAATCGCGGTTGTAATGCAAATCTAAACTCTAAAAAGGAAAGGCAAGAACTCATCAACTTTTAACATATGCAGCAGAAATGTCTCCCTTTCTGacttatttttttgtactaCACACCCACGGTGAACGATTTTAATGTTAAACAAAATCTtataacataaatttataaGTGCAGCACCTTTTAAACATCATTTGCAGCATAATGCATTTATACCAGAATCATTTGCAATTAGCACAATAAGTGTGTTCATCATTTAGCTTACTTACATGTATGTGATAACGTTTTTGTGGAGCTATACTACATCTGTATATAGAATAAATTGTGttgataattaaaattatgttgCATACTATTTTTGCATCAGAGCAAAGatagaaaagaagcaaacggtGGCCGAGCAAATCGATCGCAGAGAAGATGGCACATTTGTATCAAAGTTGAACGCAGACAAAAACCAAATGAGCTTTACAATTTGTGCTCATTGCGGGAATTATTCAAACTAGTATGATTTCAGCTCTCACAATGGCATGAGCTCCCTGGAAAGATTTTCGCATTAATTCTTTGTTTAACATTTTTGcctgttattttatttcccagcATCCATTAGTGCGATCGTCATGAGTGAATTATTGCAACGACCATCCTCCTTTGGGACATCCGTGCGACCAGATGGATCGGCACGGCCAGTCGTACGGTCGAGTTGCGTACTGCCCGTACAGTGACTCCAGCTCATCGGAGTTACAATCGTACGTGCGTCCGTTCGACACCGTCAGAGCACTACACGAAACGGTCGTCTCACTGCGGACGGCATTAGAGGAATCACGCCGAGAGGTTGACCAACTGCGCCAGCAGATCAATGTTCGGGACACCGTCGAACAGGGTCGATCAGTGAGCAGAGCCAGCGTAAGCAAAGACCTACCATTGGGCATTGGAGATCGCCTCAGAAGAGACACAGCTGCTGGTCAAGATACTACCAGTCGTGGTCACTCATCGGCAGCAGGTCTTCCGAAACACACGCCAAACATCAACGCTAGTCGAGAGTCACTGGAAGAAACTGCCTCAgcggtgggtgagaaaaaatcaaaacgattaaagaaaagaaaaaccaaacctcAACAGCTGCCCGAGGAAAGCGAGGTCTCTTCCCCGGTGACGGGTGAGCAGGAAAAAGAACCAGCTGCGGAAGAGCCGGTGCGTACGAAAAAGACACCCCAAAAAGATGGTAACACGACGCACCAGAAAGTGTCCGTAGTTCCTGACATCCAGATAGTTTCGCACCCCGGTGCGGGTTCGCATTCGGCGATGGCGTCGCGGATAGATGTGAAAATTAAGGTCTCATCAAATATCAACATGGACGAAAGCAGCTCCGAAGCGGATAGTTCCGAGTGCCCGAAGGATGCACCAACGACACTGGACACCACCGATGTCGCCGCCGATTGCACTCCAGAAGATGACGAGAAGACACTTTCGGAGCCCGCAGAGCGTGTAGACGATGATGTGACTGTGCGCGAGCAAGTAGTCAAGACCGAGGGCACTGAGGGTTTGCAAGTGAGCACGACCAACGAGGAACAGCTGAGTGTGCACCGAAGTTCGGAAGCGATCAGTCTCCGGCAGGTGTCTTTTGAAAATCTGCAAGTAGACACCGACCGTCAGTCGAATGCCTCCATCTCGGAGGGTGACAACTCGGTGTTTGCAGAAGATCCAACCGCCACCGAGGTGGAATCAGAGACGCATGGTACTGGGCCAGCCACGGGCAGCTATTCGGTTACGGACCTCTCGGGAGATGCCCGGCGGAGGATGAAGAAAAGTGAGTCTGAAAACCAGGAGGAGGTGGATGACATCGAGCTGATCTTTTCCTCGGACGACAACGCGAAAGACATCACCCAGGAGGATCTGGTATCGATTTCGGACTGTGAACCGTGGCACGAGGCTGGCCAATCGGGTACACCCGTGCTGGTGAGCTTCACCAAGCTGGGTTCGGATCAGGAAAAGCTGAGCTCTCTCGAACGCAGCGACAGCGAGGTCACGGAAGGATACGAGCTGGCGAAGGGCAAAAGTCTCGAAAGCCAGGACTCGCTGAGCTTGGACAACATGAAGAAAAGTATGGACTTTAGCGAGAAGTCACCGAGTTTGGAGAAGGACTCTAGTCTGGacaatggtggtggtgggaacTCCGGGTTGGTACGTGCCGGCGACAGCCAGGACGAAGATGGCAAGCAAGATGACAGATTTGATACGGTCGGGATGAATCCGTTAGCGACCGCTGGTGCCCTTGGTCGACGCTGGACCAACTATAATGTGCTCATCGAAACGGACATCTCCAAGTGCGGTATTACTGAGGAGAACATTTTGGAGATGGGACGTCGGAATACCTGCCCGAATCCACCCGCGTATCGGTAGGTTCTTCACACAAGTAGGGTAATCGATAGCGAATTCTTCACTGaaattgtttctattttttgggTTCTTCAATTATgacgctctctctcttccacgCATAGTCCCATCATTCATTCGGGCAGCCGCATGCAAGCGTCATCTGTCGCCAACCGGAGCCCGCTGGCGGTGAagttttctcgctctccaAGGACCTACTCACCCCACCAGTACCTGCCACCGGGGAAAACGCTGCGAACCGTGATAGCGGCCGAAAGTGGCGTCCGAGGAGCGACCGGTGACGAGGTGAAGCGTTCCCGGGCGGCCCAAACCGATATATCTGCCCTCGCGCAACAGTGGCGCTCCGAGACCCACCTCGCGGGTTCCGAGTACGTTCCGGGGTTATATACGCTTCCGTCGAAGTTTGTCCCACCCGTGGCCGGTGGAAAGGGCAAATTCCCGCTCAGGTATGGCAAACGGCGATGCTTATTAGATTTACAGTTCTTGGCGAGTggaagcaaatatttgcttcgGTCCAGTCGTGTTGGGTTTCCAGCGCGAttcttcgctttctttctACAGTAATTGTGTAGTTTCaccatacaaaaaaacaccatactCTAATCACGCCACTGACACACAACTTAGCATGACATTTTAACTAATGTAGCAAATTTAATGCCCCAACGCCACGGTATCCTAACGATGACACACACATATCATTGTTCATGGCATGCTGCCATTGCCAACATGACAGCCTGCGGAGGAGACTAAGTAAATGAGCTCCTAACTCCAAGATGTCGCCGTAGTAGGCGTTGCGACGTTCGCAGGACGTTCTGTCATAAGCACTACTGCAGTGATCATACCGACACGTTCGACGTTCTGCCGTCATCACCCTCGCCGTGTGCGCGATGATTTTGACTTATCGATACTTTATTTCGTCCGTGTCGCATCGATCCATCGGTAATGACAGGCAGTTGCGCTGGGCTTGGGTGGCTTGGATGCCGTTGGGTGGTTGCCACTTagttgtggtgcttttttcttcttcttcttcttcgtttcccATTTCATCCCACCCGAGGAGAAGCGAGCAACCGGAGGCTGCGTTACGTAAGCTGCCACGAGCAGGCTATGGCGTGGAAATGAAGCTCGGGTGgattgaacgaaaaagaaaacgaaaagaaaatcaacccaGCAAGGACTTTTCAAAACCAGAAAAATTGGCATGCTGGAGTTTGAATGACATTAGCAACGGCGCTGAGAGTTGGGCGAGttaattgaatgttttaatttaccCCGCGGGGCAGGTTTTTTTCATGAATGAATGTTGTCAATTAAATCATGTTTAACACCCTTGAGGTTTTCAACATTTTAGTTATTCTCTTTGAAAATACTCATAATTCAAGCAATTTCAAATGTTGAAACTCTCTCGGGTTTCGTCTTCCTTGTTCATTTTGTTATATATGTATTATTATACCATCAACTCAATGTGGTTAGTATAAACGATCTTTTAAGGACCTTCGTGTTCATATAAAAGATTAAGCAAACATTTCTTATACCTAGGATCGTAATGAAGTATGTATCTTATACCTTAATTCCTTTTATTACGCAGTATCGCTTTCATACGTTCATCTAATGCAACTTTCGATCGGAAGCCGCTCGCCGAATCCTTTCACCCTTAATGATGGCATAAGACGGTACAGCAAgtgaaaaatgtaatttgCCGCCACAACACCCGGGGCAATGCGAACACCCattcgtcaaaaaaaaaagagaaaataaagacCAAAAGAGATCGTTTCTTAGCAATGCTTCCCACTGCCTGTTTGTCcataaagaaaaggaagacaaACTCTCGGCAGGAAATTGATATCGCTTTATTTGGCAACGCTTTTTGGCAAACGTCGTTGGTAGCTCGGTGTTTAGCAGCGGTACCCAGCAACCGACGCAAATACTAGCCTCGGGAAAACATCTCCATCCAATGGGAAAGTTTTGTCGGGTGACGTGCGAAGGGAAACGATCACCCACGAAAAAGGATAATATATTTAAATCACGCCAAAACCCGGTCCGGTCGGTCTCGAACGTTTTTTGTCGTCCCGTCCCGGTGGCACCTTTCGGTCATCAAACGAAATGTCAGGAATGTTTGCGTTTATTTGGGATCGAAACGAGTCGTGAATACGTATCATTTTCGGTGCCTTCTGCTTCATTCGAGCTGGTCCCGCAAAGATCATCATCGGCTGGTATTCTATGAGACTTGATACCATTCATAGCGCAAAAGGGATACATTCGATCGGGTGATATTTGtggagcagttttttttctgttatttgtttttcgcttctgGAATTTGGTGGAAAGCAACTTACTGGATGTCGTTAAAATACTCGCAAGGTGATATTCGCCGTAAATTATTATCCAATTCATGCGTTTATTAAGGCAGACTAatatatattaatttttttgttatgttaaAACATACGATGGAAACTTGATCCtaattttatgattatttgtCTTGGTGAAGAGCGTTATTTAACGAACCCTAAACATGTATTAATAATTACATTCATCAACAGCCACCATACACGAAGAGTCACGACCCGATACGCGCATGTTACAACAAAATACTGCCATCGATTCGACTCccaagaaaacaaataagctTAATCGATAAATGGTGCGGTCAAGGTTGTGTGAGGCAAACCGTAAGCGTAGCTAAAAGCGCTTTTCATCAGCACCTGTTGCTGGGTGTGTGATTCGCTTGGTTGAACAACCCGTCGGATGTTAAGCTGTGAGGCTTTTCTTTCAGCCTATACAACGTGTAATGCGCTAAGTCGTAGCATTACGGAGCAAAACATGTAACAAAACCTTACGAACCCAAGCGATCTGGTTTCGACAAATGGacgttttccattcgcaatTCGGCGTACTACACGCCAAGGGTGTCTTGGAAGGCTTTCACGGCCATTTGCCTAATGCTTCTGCCCAAAACCCGGCTATGCTTCTTTACCTTTTTTGGATTTTTCCCGGGAAtgcattcttcttcttcgtcgtccACCCCGGATGGATGCTAAAACTGTTGCTAAATGAGAACGGGTAATCGACATTTTTTCATAGCTGAGACTTGTCAAGAGTCCGCCCTTCCGTCGATTCCCCGGCCGATTTGAGCCGTTCGTTGGAAACGCTGATTAAATGCGCTATCGAAACGTCAAGAAAATCCCACCGACGCAGAAACCGAGCTTTCCGAGCGAACCGTTCACCTTCCAGCGCGCCAAGGTCACTGCTTGCTTACTGATAAGGTGCTTTACAAAAAAGGATGCTGTGGGTTGACGGGCAAAATAAGCTGACTGTGCTGCGACCGTCGGCAGTCGGGCAGGGCTggaaagttttatttattacgtCGCTTTTCCGAAGCCATGTGTGGTCCACTGTCTGGCGCCCAAAATGGTGAcgccggtttttttccccgcgcGGGAAAgctgttgttttgttctgtGGACCATCCTCGTGGGATATGGGCATGTGTGGGAGGCAACATGGGAACTGCCAATGGTGGTGCATGTGAAGAACCGGCCATAAATTCACGACGAGTCAGAAGGAGTTCATATTCGACAGGGAATCGAAACGTGCTTTGGAAATAATTGATCGAAACAACGGGCTTAAAGACGTATATAATGCACACTTACGGACAGGACAGGTTTAAGGGCTGTTGTACTTCGGTTTCAGTTATaaacttattttcttttcgatgcACAAACATTGATGGATTTTCCTCATCACTATCTAAATAGACTGCTGGATTGTAAGATCACCTCCGGAAGTCGTTTGATATTGCGTTTTGAAGGTCCTCAAAACCTCTAAGAAGTATAGACGAGCCTTCTCAGCTACATCCTCCGTCAGGAATGCCCCGGGAAAAATGGTGAACGAAAAGGCACCCCTAGAGCATCGCATTGTAAAGATTTTTATGGTGCAcaatttaataacaaaaattcTAATAACCCcatacaccaccaccaatAAGCATTTGCTCGGCTTGGTTCGCTCGCCATGGCCACTGTTCCCAAGACACCAcacgttcgtcctttcgtcctttggcTGCAAGCTCCGATGAAGTACGCAGATACAGCTAACAGGTCCGTCGTTCGTCTCACACCTCAAACCCATGCCTTCTACTCGGTGAAAATGCCCGGCAGAGAAAGGATTATCAGCTGCATCAGCACGTTTTCAATTGTCATTGCCGTTGGTGCCTTGGTTCGTGCCATCGAACAAGAGGATGTTGCGCTTTTGTCTGTTGCCTGGGTGTGTTGCATTCATGCGATGCGGCACTTCAGAACTGCTCCGGTGGCTTCTTTTGTCGTGTAGTGTGAAGGCTTGCTTTCGAGCAACGAACGTTAGCGTGACTGCTACCCATTTCGCTGCAAACGCTCACAATCCGGACGTCCGAGCCATCCGGGTTctcaaaaaggaccttccacTGGTGGCGCTGTAGAACACGCGGCGTGGAATCTTAATTGTTTGTGCGAATCAACCCGCCCTCCCTTATGGGGGtctttctgtgtgtgtgtgtgtgtgtgtcactcTCCAACACAACCGCCATTTGTTGGCCGGGGTCCTCCCTCCTCTTTCTAATGTCTTTATCTCGTTAATAAGTTTAAATATCACCGTGGGCGAGTTTgtaggggtttgttttttcaccaGTCCCGCGTTTTTGTTCGCGCCTTTCCATGAAAATGTCAAACCCCAAAGCAAATGGACCGGAAGCACCTTCGCTAGGGTCCAAAAAGGATGCTAATGCAACCACACATTCGCGAACAAACACAAAGCCACACAatcgtttgcaaaaaaacacctacaCCCACTAGGCTAGGGATGTCCTGTCACTCGTCGCCTCGTTTGTTAATCGTTAAGGACACACCACCGTAATGTCGTGGTGGTGTATCGTTTGATCTCTTTCGctcattttgctgctgctcgttggATCGTTCGCGCCGCAGACCATCGGATAAGACGCAGGAAGCCCGCCGGGTGCTGCTCAGCGATATTAACTTCACCAGCATGGTCCCGGAGCTGTCCCGATCGGCCGATCACCTGTGCCAGCATCAGCAGGACGAAAACGGTGACCCAAACCGGTCGCCCAACTACTGCAAAGGAAACCTGCTGCGGACACCGGAAGCTACCAAAGGGTATGGATGCATGAGCGCAGCGC
This window harbors:
- the LOC128720703 gene encoding uncharacterized protein LOC128720703, with translation MDRHGQSYGRVAYCPYSDSSSSELQSYVRPFDTVRALHETVVSLRTALEESRREVDQLRQQINVRDTVEQGRSVSRASVSKDLPLGIGDRLRRDTAAGQDTTSRGHSSAAGLPKHTPNINASRESLEETASAVGEKKSKRLKKRKTKPQQLPEESEVSSPVTGEQEKEPAAEEPVRTKKTPQKDGNTTHQKVSVVPDIQIVSHPGAGSHSAMASRIDVKIKVSSNINMDESSSEADSSECPKDAPTTLDTTDVAADCTPEDDEKTLSEPAERVDDDVTVREQVVKTEGTEGLQVSTTNEEQLSVHRSSEAISLRQVSFENLQVDTDRQSNASISEGDNSVFAEDPTATEVESETHGTGPATGSYSVTDLSGDARRRMKKSESENQEEVDDIELIFSSDDNAKDITQEDLVSISDCEPWHEAGQSGTPVLVSFTKLGSDQEKLSSLERSDSEVTEGYELAKGKSLESQDSLSLDNMKKSMDFSEKSPSLEKDSSLDNGGGGNSGLVRAGDSQDEDGKQDDRFDTVGMNPLATAGALGRRWTNYNVLIETDISKCGITEENILEMGRRNTCPNPPAYRPIIHSGSRMQASSVANRSPLAVKFSRSPRTYSPHQYLPPGKTLRTVIAAESGVRGATGDEVKRSRAAQTDISALAQQWRSETHLAGSEYVPGLYTLPSKFVPPVAGGKGKFPLRPSDKTQEARRVLLSDINFTSMVPELSRSADHLCQHQQDENGDPNRSPNYCKGNLLRTPEATKGIPPSFSMTSPGVSQWTVNESSIATQTTQTDAFWTNRGDSFDSSKSYSASGSRYSTLSKHHRSRSVPSMRCAICRQTHQNTALRPSESMHYTPRVTFQEQPVHKIRGSLPDLRHDCNCPRRYGGPSLYRIHGDSGGSTDSLLEEAEEFLRRSLEGGNMLAMEDSLGQLDVGVPPPATAGLPPHGGVLHGHGHGGVYPHPVLHHPTAKHRRCSENDIQRDYIPSKQALPFLPKTSKCLKPGHLAKVISRNGRIVVGRVRYIGPLAGSDIDDSYVGLQLPNNLGDCDGTFDGKRFFECEPLHGIFVPFKKVVMAWNS